From Rhododendron vialii isolate Sample 1 chromosome 10a, ASM3025357v1, the proteins below share one genomic window:
- the LOC131303492 gene encoding putative glycosyltransferase 7, producing MGRVDKTVAQMEKIIGPSKPIFIGIAGVALLMLLWSFSPFTSYPNMFDVAKMTVSPEKDGAATNDCATVSYQGLNLDYDPADQTFYDDPTLSYEIGNSGNNWDDKRREWLKHHPSFAAGAEDRILVLTGSQPGPCKNPIGDHLNLRLFKNKVDYCRIHGYDIFYNNAFLHPKMVSWWTKMPMLRAAMLAHPEVEWIFWVDSDAVFTDMDFKPPLEKYKDHNLIVHGYYNKVYEDKNWGGVNAGVFLIRNCQWSMEFLEVWAGMGPQTPNYETWGQILTSTLSFKTDPESDDQSALVYLLLKEKETLGKKIYIENQYDLSGYWFEIIKSFDTISDNYARIEKGVTELQRRHAEKVSEHYASVMREAFGDGGGGKRPFITHFTACSPCSGVHWGYTDEQCWGGIEKALNFADNQVLRNYGFVRPDLQNTSSLYPLPFAFSSYKKEK from the coding sequence ATGGGCAGGGTGGATAAAACAGTTGCGCAAATGGAGAAAATCATAGGTCCGAGCAAACCCATTTTCATAGGCATAGCAGGGGTGGCTCTGCTAATGCTGCTTTGGAGTTTTTCACCTTTCACTAGTTATCCCAACATGTTTGACGTGGCTAAGATGACGGTATCGCCAGAAAAAGACGGCGCAGCTACGAATGATTGCGCCACGGTGAGTTATCAAGGCCTTAACCTGGACTACGACCCGGCTGACCAAACGTTCTACGACGACCCAACCCTGAGCTATGAGATAGGGAACTCAGGTAATAACTGGGACGACAAGAGAAGAGAGTGGCTGAAGCATCATCCGTCATTTGCAGCCGGGGCAGAGGACCGGATTCTTGTGTTGACAGGATCGCAGCCGGGGCCGTGTAAGAATCCGATTGGAGATCATTTGAACTTGAGACTGTTCAAGAACAAGGTGGATTACTGTCGGATCCACGGCTACGATATCTTCTACAACAACGCATTTTTGCACCCGAAAATGGTTAGCTGGTGGACAAAAATGCCCATGCTTCGGGCAGCGATGTTGGCCCACCCAGAGGTTGAGTGGATCTTTTGGGTTGACTCGGATGCAGTATTTACTGATATGGATTTTAAGCCGCCATTGGAGAAGTACAAGGACCATAACCTCATTGTGCATGGGTATTATAACAAGGTCTATGAGGACAAGAATTGGGGCGGGGTTAACGCCGGGGTTTTCCTTATTCGAAACTGTCAATGGTCAATGGAGTTTTTGGAGGTGTGGGCCGGGATGGGCCCACAGACTCCAAACTACGAAACGTGGGGTCAAATCCTGACATCGACGTTGAGTTTCAAGACAGACCCAGAATCTGATGATCAGTCGGCTCTGGTTTATTTGCTATTGAAAGAGAAGGAGACGTTGGGGAAGAAGATTTACATAGAGAATCAGTACGACTTAAGTGGGTATTGGTTTGAGATCATCAAGTCATTTGATACTATTAGTGACAACTACGCGAGGATAGAGAAAGGGGTGACGGAGTTGCAGAGACGACATGCAGAGAAGGTGAGCGAGCACTATGCGTCGGTGATGAGGGAGGCGTTCGGCGATGGAGGTGGAGGAAAGCGGCCGTTTATCACACATTTTACGGCGTGTAGCCCATGTAGTGGGGTGCACTGGGGGTACACAGATGAGCAATGCTGGGGTGGGATAGAAAAGGCTTTGAATTTCGCTGATAATCAGGTGCTTCGCAACTACGGCTTCGTGCGCCCGGACCTACAGAATACCTCCTCCCTCTACCCTCTGCCCTTTGCTTTCTCATCTTACAAGAAGGAGAAATAG